The following are encoded in a window of Streptococcus pasteurianus genomic DNA:
- the yaaA gene encoding S4 domain-containing protein YaaA, protein MEYKLFDDYITLQALLKELGIIQSGGAIKGYLAETTVLFNGQDEKRRGKKIRIGDTITIPEENVEIQIVEPTSAEKQEHLEAIAEKERVAAIVKELNQKNKKVKKQNQGKTKQTNERKPVRFPGT, encoded by the coding sequence ATGGAATACAAATTATTTGATGACTATATCACATTACAAGCATTACTAAAAGAACTTGGTATTATCCAAAGTGGTGGGGCTATAAAAGGGTATTTAGCAGAAACAACTGTTCTTTTTAATGGTCAAGATGAAAAACGTCGTGGCAAAAAAATTCGTATCGGCGATACCATCACCATTCCCGAAGAAAATGTTGAGATTCAGATTGTCGAACCAACATCAGCTGAAAAACAAGAGCACCTAGAAGCAATTGCTGAAAAAGAACGTGTCGCTGCCATTGTCAAAGAGCTCAATCAGAAAAATAAAAAAGTTAAAAAACAAAATCAAGGAAAAACAAAACAAACAAATGAACGTAAACCCGTTCGTTTCCCAGGAACTTAA
- the recF gene encoding DNA replication/repair protein RecF (All proteins in this family for which functions are known are DNA-binding proteins that assist the filamentation of RecA onto DNA for the initiation of recombination or recombinational repair.): MWIQKITLKNYRNYLTSELEFSPGLNVFIGKNAQGKTNFLEAIYFLSLTRSHRTRTDKELIHFDAKELLVSGILQRSSGTVPLDISLSSKGRVTKVNHLKQAKLSDYIGVMTVVLFAPEDLQLIKGAPSLRRKFIDIDLGQIKPIYLADLSNYNHVLKQRNTYLKTAEKVDTDFLAVLDEQLADFGSRVMEHRLDFISNLEKEADRYHYAISNGIEHLSIHYLSSVSFQEKDDIKPNFLKALQKNQQRDIFKKNTSVGPHRDDLEFFINDMPANFGSQGQHRSLILSLKMAEIELIRTVTGDYPILLLDDVMSELDNYRQTELLKMIIDKNVQTFITTTSLDHLSQLPDDLKIFTVNQGNIQEN, encoded by the coding sequence ATGTGGATTCAAAAAATAACGTTAAAAAATTATCGTAACTATCTGACTAGTGAGCTTGAATTTTCTCCTGGACTTAATGTTTTCATCGGAAAAAACGCTCAAGGAAAGACAAATTTCTTAGAAGCAATTTATTTCCTTTCTCTTACCCGCAGCCACCGCACACGAACAGACAAAGAGTTGATTCATTTTGATGCCAAAGAACTTCTGGTTTCTGGTATTTTACAACGTTCAAGTGGTACTGTTCCTTTAGATATTAGTCTTTCAAGTAAGGGACGTGTTACAAAAGTTAATCATCTAAAACAAGCTAAGTTATCAGACTATATTGGTGTAATGACCGTTGTTCTTTTTGCACCTGAAGATTTACAACTCATCAAAGGCGCTCCAAGCCTTCGTCGAAAATTTATTGACATTGATTTAGGGCAAATAAAGCCGATTTATTTAGCTGATTTGTCTAATTATAACCACGTGCTAAAACAGCGTAATACTTATCTTAAAACGGCTGAAAAAGTTGATACTGATTTTTTAGCTGTGCTTGATGAGCAATTAGCTGATTTTGGTAGCCGTGTCATGGAACATCGTTTAGATTTCATTTCTAATTTAGAAAAAGAAGCCGACCGCTATCATTATGCCATTTCAAACGGCATTGAACATCTTAGTATCCATTATCTGTCATCTGTTTCCTTCCAAGAAAAGGATGACATTAAGCCAAACTTCTTAAAAGCTTTACAGAAAAATCAGCAGCGTGATATTTTCAAAAAAAATACAAGTGTTGGTCCTCACCGCGATGATTTGGAATTTTTCATCAATGATATGCCAGCAAATTTTGGCAGCCAAGGTCAGCACCGTAGCTTAATCTTATCACTAAAAATGGCTGAAATTGAGTTAATAAGAACAGTAACTGGTGATTATCCTATTTTGCTTTTAGATGATGTCATGAGCGAGCTTGATAATTACAGACAAACCGAACTCTTAAAAATGATTATTGATAAAAACGTTCAAACCTTCATTACAACAACGAGTCTCGACCACCTATCGCAGCTTCCGGACGACTTAAAAATCTTTACAGTTAATCAAGGTAACATTCAAGAAAATTAA
- the apf gene encoding aggregation-promoting factor, producing MQKNTLKSKSKAIKLGVASAAFAAALIAPAVANADSYTVKSGDTLSEIASTYNTTVEQLSALNGISNVDFITVGQILELDSTASTTETTTSAATTDDSSSATSAAESTDTTTTSYSSNLSSSDAAAKETIAQRESSGSYTAQNGQYYGRYQLTISYLNGDLSAENQERVADAYVASRYGSWSAALAFWNANGWY from the coding sequence ATGCAAAAAAATACTTTAAAAAGTAAATCGAAAGCTATTAAGTTAGGAGTTGCTAGCGCAGCTTTTGCAGCAGCACTGATTGCCCCAGCAGTTGCTAATGCAGATTCTTACACAGTTAAATCAGGTGATACTCTTTCTGAAATTGCCTCAACTTACAATACGACAGTTGAACAATTATCAGCCTTAAACGGTATCTCTAACGTTGACTTCATTACTGTTGGTCAAATCTTAGAATTGGATTCAACAGCTTCAACAACAGAAACTACAACTTCAGCAGCTACTACTGATGATTCATCATCAGCAACATCTGCCGCTGAAAGTACAGATACAACTACTACAAGTTATTCATCAAACTTGAGCTCATCAGATGCAGCTGCTAAAGAAACAATCGCACAACGCGAATCAAGTGGTAGCTACACAGCTCAAAATGGTCAATACTACGGACGTTACCAATTAACGATTTCTTACTTGAATGGTGACTTATCAGCTGAAAACCAAGAACGTGTTGCAGATGCATACGTTGCAAGCCGTTATGGTTCATGGTCAGCTGCCCTTGCCTTCTGGAATGCAAATGGTTGGTATTAA
- a CDS encoding energy-coupling factor ABC transporter ATP-binding protein, whose protein sequence is MGITLESVNYTYQAGTPFEGRALFDINLSIKEGSYTAFIGHTGSGKSTIMQLLNGLNVPTEGAVIVDDIKITADSKNKDIKPVRKKVGLVFQFPESQLFEETVLKDVAFGPQNFGVSIEEAKQLAREKLAMVGISEEFFEKNPFELSGGQMRRVAIAGILAMEPEVLVLDEPTAGLDPKGRRELMSLFKELNQNGMTIVLVTHLMDDVANYADYVNVLESGKLVRSGYPKEVFQDVDFLESKQLGVPKITKFAQQLVKRGLQLESLPITIEEFAEVVKHG, encoded by the coding sequence ATGGGAATTACTCTTGAAAGCGTAAACTATACTTATCAAGCGGGGACACCTTTTGAAGGGCGTGCCCTTTTTGACATTAATCTTAGTATTAAAGAGGGGTCTTATACTGCTTTTATCGGACATACTGGATCAGGTAAGTCAACGATTATGCAGCTGTTAAACGGGCTTAATGTGCCTACGGAGGGCGCCGTTATCGTAGATGATATAAAAATTACAGCTGACTCTAAAAATAAAGATATCAAACCTGTGCGTAAAAAAGTAGGACTTGTTTTTCAATTTCCTGAAAGCCAACTTTTTGAGGAGACTGTTCTTAAAGATGTCGCTTTTGGTCCACAAAATTTTGGTGTTTCCATAGAAGAAGCTAAACAACTAGCGCGTGAAAAACTAGCTATGGTTGGCATTAGTGAGGAATTTTTTGAAAAAAATCCATTTGAATTATCAGGTGGTCAAATGCGCCGTGTTGCGATTGCTGGTATTTTAGCCATGGAACCAGAGGTGCTAGTCTTAGATGAGCCAACAGCAGGCTTAGACCCTAAAGGACGTCGTGAGCTTATGAGTTTATTTAAGGAATTGAATCAAAATGGTATGACGATCGTTTTAGTAACTCACTTGATGGATGATGTTGCTAACTATGCAGATTATGTCAATGTCCTTGAAAGTGGAAAATTAGTTCGTTCTGGTTATCCTAAAGAGGTTTTTCAGGATGTTGATTTTCTTGAAAGCAAACAGCTTGGTGTGCCTAAAATCACCAAATTTGCTCAGCAGCTTGTCAAACGTGGTTTACAGCTAGAAAGTTTACCAATTACTATAGAAGAATTTGCAGAGGTGGTGAAACATGGATAA
- the pgsA gene encoding CDP-diacylglycerol--glycerol-3-phosphate 3-phosphatidyltransferase, producing MKIDFTKKENIPNLLTLGRIVMIPLFILILCFWKSSTGHVVAAIVFALASITDYLDGYLARKWKVVTNFGKFADPLADKMLVMTAFIMLVELKMVPAWIAAIIICRELAVTGLRLLLVENGGTVLAAAMPGKIKTFTQMFSIIFLLCHLSIIGTLLLYVALIFTAYSGYDYFKGAGFLFKDTFK from the coding sequence ATGAAAATCGATTTTACAAAAAAAGAAAACATTCCTAATTTATTAACATTAGGACGTATCGTGATGATTCCGCTCTTCATTCTCATCCTTTGTTTCTGGAAGAGTTCGACAGGACATGTTGTTGCTGCAATTGTTTTTGCATTGGCAAGCATTACAGACTATTTAGATGGTTATCTTGCAAGAAAGTGGAAAGTTGTTACTAACTTTGGTAAATTCGCTGACCCATTAGCTGATAAAATGTTGGTAATGACAGCATTTATTATGCTTGTTGAATTAAAAATGGTTCCTGCTTGGATTGCTGCTATCATTATTTGTCGTGAATTAGCTGTTACAGGACTTCGTCTTTTACTTGTTGAAAATGGTGGAACAGTCTTAGCAGCCGCTATGCCTGGAAAAATCAAAACATTTACACAAATGTTTTCAATTATTTTCTTACTATGCCACCTTTCAATCATTGGTACACTCTTGCTTTATGTAGCATTGATTTTTACTGCTTATTCAGGATATGATTACTTTAAGGGGGCAGGATTCCTTTTTAAGGATACATTTAAATGA
- a CDS encoding transglycosylase SLT domain-containing protein has product MYSRIAKAKQRKIRNIIVSVLGATLSLAMIILLIPKIELFSDTFTTRAEAEVVKATSTSFSSTLNETSISTISSESSSVEVSEVSEEPAIEEVYTESEEPVGEETTVTDSEVADTTTSNGNTAGTVGTAAAAQMAAATGVPQSTWEAIIARESNGDPNVTNASGASGLFQTMPGWGSTATVQDQITAAINAYNAQGLSAWGY; this is encoded by the coding sequence ATGTATAGTAGGATTGCTAAAGCAAAACAAAGAAAAATAAGAAATATTATCGTTAGTGTGCTCGGAGCAACTTTGAGCTTGGCTATGATTATTTTACTTATTCCTAAAATAGAATTATTCTCAGATACGTTTACAACACGTGCTGAGGCAGAAGTTGTAAAAGCAACATCTACAAGTTTTTCATCGACTTTAAACGAAACATCAATAAGCACGATATCATCTGAATCTAGTTCGGTAGAAGTCAGTGAAGTGTCTGAAGAACCTGCTATCGAAGAAGTTTATACAGAATCAGAAGAGCCGGTTGGTGAAGAGACAACTGTTACAGATTCAGAAGTAGCTGATACAACAACATCAAATGGAAACACTGCTGGTACTGTCGGTACAGCAGCTGCAGCGCAAATGGCAGCGGCAACAGGTGTTCCTCAATCAACTTGGGAAGCAATTATTGCACGCGAATCTAACGGTGATCCAAATGTGACAAATGCTTCTGGGGCATCAGGGTTATTCCAAACAATGCCTGGTTGGGGATCAACAGCAACTGTTCAAGATC
- a CDS encoding helix-turn-helix domain-containing protein, which yields MREQTIGEILREARVAKHLTLEDVEEKAAIPSPHLLALELEQFKLIPKDKVETYLQQYGEAVELDTADLLEKYHEQEVGSSDEEQEEHVVESTTNIESIVKTPQDETISIAKSVSDDSIIIGSRSSRYKGKEKTNSYLPIVMLCLVALGILAFVSFVTWNQLQSDSKNASTSYSVVHSSSATTTDSTSSESASSTSESSSSKEDTSLKMSTEGSGNSLTVNLSNVTDSLTVEISLSGANSSWVSVTNSESNDSGTLLSSTGTTSYTAVLPSGTTSSLITLGVTEGVTVTIDGQEVDTSALTSTALSYITINIQ from the coding sequence ATGAGAGAACAAACGATTGGTGAGATTTTAAGAGAAGCTCGGGTGGCAAAACACCTGACATTAGAAGATGTTGAAGAAAAAGCAGCGATTCCTTCGCCACATCTTTTGGCTTTGGAGCTTGAACAATTTAAATTAATCCCTAAGGATAAGGTTGAAACTTACCTACAACAATATGGCGAAGCTGTTGAGCTTGACACTGCTGATTTGTTGGAAAAATATCATGAGCAAGAAGTTGGTTCATCAGATGAGGAGCAAGAAGAGCATGTAGTAGAATCTACTACTAATATTGAGAGCATTGTGAAAACACCACAAGATGAAACAATTAGCATTGCAAAATCAGTTAGCGATGATAGTATCATTATTGGTTCACGCTCAAGCCGCTACAAAGGAAAGGAAAAAACAAATTCTTACCTTCCGATTGTGATGCTTTGTTTGGTAGCCTTGGGAATTTTAGCTTTTGTTTCTTTCGTGACTTGGAATCAATTACAAAGTGATAGCAAGAATGCAAGTACAAGCTACTCCGTTGTTCATAGTAGTAGTGCAACAACGACAGACTCAACATCCTCAGAAAGTGCTTCTTCAACAAGTGAGTCATCATCTTCTAAGGAAGATACTTCTTTGAAAATGTCCACTGAAGGAAGTGGTAACAGCTTGACGGTAAATTTGTCAAATGTGACAGATAGTTTAACTGTTGAAATTAGCTTATCTGGTGCAAACAGTAGTTGGGTATCTGTGACAAATTCAGAATCTAATGACTCTGGGACGCTTCTTTCATCAACTGGAACAACAAGTTACACTGCAGTGCTTCCTTCTGGAACAACAAGTTCTTTAATTACTTTGGGGGTTACTGAAGGTGTGACAGTAACCATTGATGGACAAGAAGTTGATACTTCTGCATTAACAAGTACAGCACTAAGTTATATTACAATTAATATTCAGTAG
- a CDS encoding energy-coupling factor ABC transporter ATP-binding protein, giving the protein MTLNSIDVKHLKFKYDDNQDNYTLDDLSFHVKQSEWLSIIGHNGSGKSTTVRLIDGLLAAESGDIFVENELLTEDNVWNIRQKIGMVFQNPDNQFVGATVEDDVAFGLENKGIPLEEMQSRVKEALQLVGMSDFADREPSRLSGGQKQRVAIAGAIAMRPNIIILDEATSMLDPEGRLELIQTIKEIRDQYNMTVISITHDLDEVALSDRVLVMKRGKVEFSSTPRELFARGEELLTLGLDIPFSANLISTLKNKGFEFTANYLTEKELEDQLWELLLKA; this is encoded by the coding sequence ATGACATTGAATAGCATTGACGTTAAACATTTAAAATTCAAATATGATGACAATCAGGATAATTACACCTTGGATGACTTATCGTTTCACGTGAAACAAAGTGAATGGTTGTCTATTATTGGGCACAATGGTTCAGGAAAATCAACAACAGTTCGTTTGATTGATGGGCTATTAGCCGCTGAATCAGGCGATATTTTTGTTGAAAACGAACTTTTAACGGAAGACAATGTATGGAACATTCGTCAGAAGATTGGAATGGTTTTTCAGAATCCGGATAATCAATTCGTTGGAGCAACTGTTGAAGATGATGTCGCCTTTGGACTTGAAAATAAAGGAATTCCTCTTGAGGAAATGCAGTCACGTGTTAAAGAGGCACTTCAATTGGTTGGAATGTCTGACTTTGCTGACCGTGAGCCGTCACGTCTTTCTGGTGGACAAAAACAACGTGTTGCGATTGCTGGAGCAATTGCTATGCGTCCCAATATTATTATTTTGGATGAGGCAACAAGTATGCTGGATCCAGAGGGACGTTTAGAATTAATTCAGACGATAAAAGAGATTCGTGATCAGTATAATATGACGGTTATTTCTATCACTCATGACTTAGATGAAGTTGCGTTGAGTGACCGTGTGTTAGTTATGAAAAGAGGAAAAGTTGAGTTCAGCTCAACACCGCGAGAACTCTTTGCTAGAGGAGAAGAATTATTGACGTTAGGACTAGATATTCCTTTTTCAGCCAATCTTATCTCTACTTTAAAAAATAAAGGGTTTGAATTTACAGCGAATTATCTTACGGAAAAGGAATTAGAAGATCAGTTATGGGAATTACTCTTGAAAGCGTAA
- the yfmH gene encoding EF-P 5-aminopentanol modification-associated protein YfmH, translated as MTELKEQIFSEINEKIYSAELENGLKIFLIPKQDFQESCGMMIVNFGSLDTKFTYDGQPKEYNEGIAHFLEHKLFELEDGQDVAELFTNAGANSNAFTTFDKTCYYFSAVDNLEENVTLLQQFISETSFTEASITREKDIIDQEIDMYQDDADYRLYQGILENLYPNTALAQDIAGTQESIENISVADLKENHNIFYSPQEMTLLLVGNFDKDLLFNQIKKEQKEKASKKHVVKRQGLVYEQVVPKKNIQMDVTQPKLAIGYRGAQLPKGTSSLRQELALRLFFTMLLGWTSKRYQQLYESGQIDDSFDFEIEVCPDFQFLIISLDTLEPIAMANNICQYLNKVSQSSNLDDLSEEHFEIVKKELYGDFFKSLDSIDNLSAQFINHLSANETYLDVPKILATLGFAEVLKIGNDFLAHADATEFTILPK; from the coding sequence ATGACGGAATTAAAGGAGCAAATTTTTTCGGAAATAAATGAAAAAATTTACTCGGCTGAGTTAGAAAATGGATTGAAAATTTTTTTGATTCCAAAACAAGATTTTCAAGAAAGTTGTGGAATGATGATTGTAAATTTTGGCTCTCTTGACACAAAGTTTACATATGATGGACAGCCCAAAGAATACAACGAGGGGATTGCTCATTTTTTAGAGCATAAATTGTTTGAATTGGAAGATGGTCAGGATGTTGCGGAGCTATTTACTAATGCGGGAGCAAATAGTAATGCCTTTACAACATTTGACAAGACTTGCTACTATTTTTCTGCGGTTGACAACCTAGAAGAAAATGTGACACTTCTTCAGCAGTTTATATCAGAAACCTCCTTTACAGAAGCCTCTATTACGCGTGAAAAAGATATTATTGATCAAGAAATTGACATGTATCAAGATGATGCAGACTACCGTCTCTATCAAGGAATTCTTGAAAATTTATATCCTAACACTGCCCTTGCTCAAGATATTGCTGGCACGCAAGAAAGTATTGAAAATATTTCGGTGGCAGATTTAAAAGAGAATCACAATATTTTCTACTCTCCACAGGAAATGACATTGTTGCTTGTTGGAAATTTCGATAAGGACTTGCTATTTAATCAAATCAAAAAAGAGCAAAAAGAAAAGGCAAGTAAAAAACACGTTGTTAAGCGACAAGGTTTGGTGTATGAGCAGGTAGTGCCGAAAAAGAATATTCAAATGGATGTCACTCAACCTAAATTGGCAATTGGTTATAGAGGAGCACAGTTACCCAAGGGAACTTCAAGTTTACGTCAAGAATTGGCGTTGCGATTATTCTTTACCATGTTGCTTGGCTGGACATCAAAACGTTATCAGCAGCTTTATGAAAGTGGACAGATTGATGACTCTTTTGATTTTGAAATTGAAGTTTGTCCAGATTTTCAGTTTTTGATTATTTCTTTAGATACTTTGGAACCAATTGCGATGGCAAATAATATCTGTCAATATTTGAATAAAGTATCCCAATCAAGCAATTTGGATGACTTATCAGAAGAACACTTTGAAATTGTCAAAAAGGAACTGTATGGAGATTTCTTCAAAAGTTTAGATTCTATTGATAACTTATCAGCACAATTTATTAATCATTTATCAGCAAATGAAACTTATTTAGATGTTCCAAAAATATTAGCAACGTTGGGTTTTGCAGAAGTCTTGAAAATCGGTAATGATTTTTTAGCACATGCTGATGCAACAGAATTCACAATCTTACCAAAATAA
- a CDS encoding GRP family sugar transporter yields MQGILYALIPMVAWGSIGFVSNKIGGKPDQQTLGMTIGALLFAFVVWLFVQPEMSVSLWGFGIIGGMLWSMGQNGQFRAMQYMGVSVGNPLSSGAQLVFGSLIGAIVFGEWSKPVQYTLGIIALLLLVIGFYFTSRQDAEKVETSELTDFGKGFRALTYSTVGYLSYTILFNNIMKFDALAVIFPMAVGMVIGAMMFMKFNVKFETVVIKNAIVGLMWGVGNIFMLLAAAKAGLAIAFSFSQLGVVISIMGGILFLGETKTRKETRWLAIGIACFVLGAVLLGIVKSY; encoded by the coding sequence ATGCAAGGTATTTTATATGCATTGATTCCCATGGTTGCGTGGGGAAGTATTGGTTTTGTCAGCAATAAAATTGGTGGTAAACCAGATCAACAAACATTAGGAATGACTATTGGAGCACTTTTATTTGCTTTTGTTGTTTGGCTATTTGTCCAACCCGAAATGTCAGTATCACTCTGGGGATTTGGAATTATTGGTGGTATGCTTTGGTCTATGGGGCAAAATGGTCAATTCCGTGCTATGCAATACATGGGTGTTTCTGTGGGGAATCCATTATCAAGTGGTGCTCAATTAGTTTTCGGTAGTTTAATTGGAGCTATCGTCTTTGGTGAGTGGAGTAAACCTGTTCAGTATACTCTTGGTATTATTGCTTTACTTTTGCTTGTCATTGGTTTTTATTTTACAAGTAGACAAGATGCTGAAAAAGTTGAAACGAGTGAATTGACCGATTTTGGGAAAGGTTTCCGTGCTTTAACTTATTCTACTGTTGGTTACCTTTCTTACACAATCTTATTCAACAACATCATGAAATTTGATGCGTTGGCAGTTATCTTCCCAATGGCTGTTGGTATGGTTATTGGTGCAATGATGTTCATGAAATTCAACGTTAAATTTGAAACAGTTGTTATCAAAAATGCTATCGTTGGTTTGATGTGGGGTGTTGGTAATATCTTCATGCTATTAGCTGCTGCTAAAGCTGGTTTAGCTATTGCTTTTAGCTTCTCACAATTAGGTGTTGTTATTTCTATCATGGGTGGTATTCTTTTCCTTGGTGAAACAAAAACACGTAAAGAAACACGTTGGTTGGCAATTGGTATTGCTTGTTTTGTTCTTGGTGCTGTTTTACTAGGAATTGTCAAGTCTTATTAA
- the yfmF gene encoding EF-P 5-aminopentanol modification-associated protein YfmF — MKLVEGVELHLIKSEKFKMNHLTFRFSGDFSQKTVARRVLVAQILATANAEYPTAQRFRERLASLYGATLSTKVSTKGLVHIVDIELAFIKNQFVMTDENLLEEMIDFLYQNLFSPLVTVEQYQSKLFNIEQTNLINYLNADKDDSFYSSELGLRKLFYEDSAFQTSKYGTAELVATENSYTAFQEFQKMLREDRLDIFLLGEFDDYRMLQLFNRFPFEERHKDLIFDYQQEFTNVIRQQFETKDVNQSVLQLGYHFPIRYQDEEYFTLLVFNGLFGGFAHSRLFTELREKEGLAYTIGSQFDIYTGLLNVYAGIDKKNRNKTLQLINKQFSDIKMGRFSESLLKQTKKMLKVNLKLACDSPRVIIERDYNHQYLTGDFSVDKMIDKIDNVSKEDVLRFTRKVKLQALYFLEGK, encoded by the coding sequence ATGAAATTAGTTGAGGGTGTTGAATTACATCTTATCAAAAGTGAAAAATTTAAAATGAATCACCTAACTTTTCGCTTTTCTGGTGATTTTAGTCAAAAGACGGTTGCACGACGTGTTTTAGTCGCGCAAATTTTAGCGACAGCCAATGCGGAATATCCAACAGCTCAGCGTTTTAGAGAGCGTTTAGCTAGTCTTTATGGTGCAACGTTGTCAACCAAAGTGTCAACCAAGGGACTAGTCCATATCGTTGACATTGAGTTGGCTTTTATAAAAAATCAATTTGTAATGACAGATGAAAATCTGTTGGAAGAAATGATTGATTTTCTTTACCAAAATTTATTTTCTCCACTTGTGACGGTTGAGCAGTATCAGTCTAAACTTTTTAATATCGAGCAGACCAATTTGATTAATTATTTGAACGCTGATAAAGACGATAGTTTTTATAGCAGTGAGTTGGGGCTTAGGAAACTTTTTTATGAAGATTCTGCTTTTCAAACTTCAAAATATGGAACAGCTGAATTAGTAGCTACTGAAAATTCTTACACGGCTTTTCAGGAATTTCAGAAAATGTTGCGGGAAGACCGTTTAGACATCTTTTTATTAGGTGAGTTTGATGATTATCGTATGCTACAGTTGTTTAATCGTTTTCCATTTGAAGAACGTCATAAAGATTTAATATTTGACTACCAACAAGAATTCACAAATGTTATTAGACAACAATTTGAAACAAAAGATGTTAATCAATCAGTTTTACAGCTAGGCTATCATTTTCCAATACGTTATCAAGATGAAGAATACTTTACACTACTAGTCTTTAATGGGCTGTTTGGAGGTTTTGCTCATTCTCGTCTGTTTACAGAATTACGTGAGAAAGAGGGCTTGGCATATACCATAGGAAGTCAATTCGATATTTACACAGGTTTACTGAATGTTTACGCTGGGATTGACAAGAAAAACCGAAATAAAACACTTCAATTAATCAATAAACAATTTTCGGATATTAAGATGGGGCGCTTCTCTGAATCACTTTTAAAACAAACGAAAAAAATGTTAAAGGTTAATTTAAAATTGGCTTGTGATTCCCCAAGAGTAATTATTGAACGTGACTACAATCATCAGTATCTTACAGGTGATTTTAGTGTTGATAAGATGATTGACAAAATTGACAATGTTAGTAAAGAAGATGTTTTAAGATTCACAAGAAAAGTAAAATTACAGGCGCTTTATTTTTTGGAGGGAAAATAA
- a CDS encoding energy-coupling factor transporter transmembrane component T family protein has product MDKLILGRYVPGKSLIHHLDPRSKLLAMILYIVIVFWANNVVTNIIMVAFTLIVVLLSKIKLSFFLKGVRPMIGIILFTTLFQMFFTQGGQTYFQFAFLKITSYGFSQAVLIFMRFVLIIFFSTLLTLTTTPLSLADAVESLLKPFVRFKVPAHEIGLMLSLSLRFVPTLMDDTTRIMKAQRARGVDFGEGNLIQKVKSIIPILIPLFASSFKRADALALAMEARGYQGGDGRTKYRVLQWHLKDTLVLIVLVILGILLFWLKKS; this is encoded by the coding sequence ATGGATAAATTAATACTCGGACGTTATGTTCCAGGAAAATCTTTGATTCATCACCTAGATCCACGTAGCAAACTTTTAGCAATGATTTTGTACATTGTTATTGTTTTCTGGGCTAATAATGTGGTGACAAACATTATTATGGTTGCATTTACCTTGATAGTTGTTTTGCTATCAAAGATTAAGTTGAGCTTTTTCTTAAAAGGTGTTCGGCCAATGATTGGTATTATTTTATTCACGACTTTGTTTCAAATGTTTTTTACACAAGGTGGTCAAACCTATTTTCAATTTGCTTTTCTTAAAATAACAAGCTACGGTTTTAGCCAAGCAGTTTTGATTTTTATGCGTTTTGTATTAATCATCTTCTTTTCAACGTTGCTGACTTTGACAACAACACCGTTAAGCCTTGCAGACGCTGTAGAATCGCTTCTAAAGCCATTTGTTCGTTTTAAGGTGCCTGCACATGAAATTGGTTTAATGCTCTCACTAAGCCTGCGATTTGTTCCTACGTTGATGGATGACACGACACGTATTATGAAGGCACAGCGAGCGCGTGGTGTGGATTTTGGGGAAGGAAATCTGATTCAAAAGGTAAAATCAATCATTCCAATTCTTATTCCACTTTTTGCATCGAGTTTTAAACGAGCAGATGCTCTTGCTCTTGCTATGGAAGCACGTGGCTACCAAGGTGGAGATGGACGAACTAAGTACCGAGTTTTGCAATGGCACCTAAAAGATACTTTGGTTTTAATAGTGTTAGTTATTTTAGGAATTTTGCTATTTTGGCTTAAGAAAAGCTAA